The Kluyvera intermedia genome window below encodes:
- the lacY gene encoding lactose permease, with protein MYYLKNTNFWMFGLFFFFYFFIMGAYFPFFPIWLHDINHISKSDTGIIFAAISLFSLLFQPLFGLLSDKLGLRKYLLWIITGMLVMFAPFFIFIFGPLLQYNILVGSIVGGIYLGFCFNAGAPAVEAFIEKVSRRSNFEFGRARMFGCVGWALCASIVGIMFTINNQFVFWLGSGCAFILAVLLFFAKTDAPSSATVANAVGANHSAFSLKLALELFRQPKLWFLSLYVIGVSCTYDVFDQQFANFFTSFFATGEQGTRVFGYVTTMGELLNASIMFFAPLIINRIGGKNALLLAGTIMSVRIIGSSFATSALEVVILKTLHMFEVPFLLVGCFKYITSQFEVRFSATIYLVSFCFFKQLAMIFMSILAGNMYESIGFQGAYLVLGLVALGFTLISVFTLSGPGPLSLLRRKVNEVA; from the coding sequence ATGTACTATTTAAAAAACACAAACTTTTGGATGTTCGGTTTATTCTTTTTCTTTTACTTTTTTATCATGGGAGCCTACTTCCCGTTTTTCCCGATTTGGCTACATGACATCAACCATATCAGCAAAAGTGATACGGGTATTATTTTTGCCGCTATTTCTCTGTTCTCGCTATTATTCCAACCGCTGTTTGGTCTGCTTTCTGACAAACTCGGGCTGCGCAAATACCTGCTGTGGATTATTACCGGCATGTTAGTGATGTTTGCGCCGTTCTTTATTTTTATCTTCGGGCCACTGTTACAATACAACATTTTAGTAGGATCGATTGTTGGTGGTATTTATCTAGGCTTTTGTTTTAACGCCGGTGCGCCAGCAGTAGAGGCATTTATCGAGAAAGTCAGCCGTCGCAGTAATTTCGAATTTGGTCGCGCGCGGATGTTTGGCTGTGTTGGCTGGGCGCTGTGTGCCTCGATTGTCGGCATCATGTTCACCATCAATAATCAGTTTGTTTTCTGGCTGGGTTCTGGCTGTGCATTCATCCTCGCCGTTTTACTCTTTTTCGCCAAAACGGATGCGCCCTCTTCTGCCACGGTTGCCAATGCGGTAGGTGCCAACCATTCGGCATTTAGCCTTAAGCTGGCGCTGGAACTGTTCAGACAGCCAAAACTGTGGTTTTTGTCACTGTATGTTATTGGCGTTTCCTGCACCTACGATGTTTTTGACCAACAGTTTGCTAATTTCTTTACTTCGTTCTTTGCTACCGGTGAACAGGGTACGCGGGTATTTGGCTACGTAACGACAATGGGCGAATTACTTAACGCCTCGATTATGTTTTTTGCGCCACTGATCATTAATCGCATCGGTGGGAAAAACGCCCTGCTGCTGGCTGGCACTATTATGTCAGTACGTATTATTGGCTCATCGTTCGCTACCTCAGCACTGGAAGTGGTTATTCTGAAAACGCTGCATATGTTTGAAGTACCGTTCCTGCTGGTGGGCTGCTTTAAATATATTACCAGCCAGTTTGAAGTGCGTTTTTCAGCGACGATTTATCTGGTCAGTTTCTGCTTCTTTAAGCAACTGGCGATGATTTTTATGTCTATTCTGGCGGGCAATATGTATGAAAGCATCGGTTTCCAGGGCGCTTACCTGGTGCTGGGTCTGGTGGCGCTGGGCTTCACCTTAATTTCCGTGTTCACGCTTAGCGGCCCCGGCCCACTTTCCCTGCTGCGTCGCAAGGTGAATGAAGTCGCTTAA
- a CDS encoding IS1 family transposase (programmed frameshift), translating to MASVSISCPSCSATDGVVRNGKSTAGHQRYLCSHCRKTWQLQFTYTASQPGTHQKIIDMAMNGVGCRASARIMGVGLNTVLRHFKKLRPQSVTSRIQPGSDVIVCAEMDEQWGYVGAKSRQRWLFYAYDRIRRTVVAHVFGERTLATLGRLMSLLSPFDVVIWMTDGWPLYESRLKGKLHVISKRYTQRIERHNLNLRQHLARLGRKSLSLSKSVELHDKVIGHYLNIKHYQ from the exons GTGGCTTCTGTTTCTATCAGCTGTCCCTCCTGTTCAGCTACTGACGGGGTGGTGCGTAACGGCAAAAGCACTGCCGGACATCAGCGCTATCTCTGCTCTCACTGCCGTAAAACATGGCAACTGCAGTTCACTTACACCGCTTCTCAACCCGGTACGCACCAGAAAATCATTGATATGGCCATGAATGGCGTCGGATGTCGCGCCAGTGCACGCATTATGGGCGTTGGCCTCAACACGGTTTTACGTCACT TTAAAAAACTCAGGCCGCAGTCGGTAACCTCGCGCATACAACCGGGCAGTGATGTGATTGTCTGCGCTGAAATGGACGAACAGTGGGGCTACGTCGGTGCTAAATCACGTCAGCGCTGGCTGTTTTACGCGTATGACAGGATACGGAGGACGGTTGTGGCGCACGTCTTCGGTGAACGCACTCTGGCGACGCTGGGGCGTCTTATGAGCCTGCTATCACCCTTTGACGTGGTGATATGGATGACGGATGGCTGGCCGCTGTATGAATCCCGCCTGAAGGGAAAGCTGCACGTAATCAGCAAGCGATATACGCAGCGAATTGAGCGGCATAACCTGAATCTGAGGCAGCACCTGGCACGGCTGGGACGGAAGTCGCTGTCGCTCTCAAAATCGGTGGAGCTGCATGACAAAGTCATCGGGCATTATCTGAACATAAAACACTATCAATAA
- a CDS encoding IS110-like element IS4321 family transposase codes for MENIALIGIDLGKNSFHIHCQDRRGKAVYRKKFTRPKLIEFLATCPATTIAMEACGGSHFMARKLEELGHSPKLISPQFVRPFVKSNKNDFVDAEAICEAASRPSMRFVQPRTESQQAMRALHRVRESLVQDKVKTTNQMHAFLLEFGISVPRGAAVISRLSTILEDNSLPLYLSQLLLKLQQHYHYLVEQIKDLESQLKRKLDEDEVGQRLLSIPCVGTLTASTISTEIGDGKQYASSRDFAAATGLVPRQYSTGGRTTLLGISKRGNKKIRTLLVQCARVFIQKLEHQSGKLADWVRDLLCRKSNFVVTCALANKLARIAWALTARQQTYVA; via the coding sequence ATGGAAAACATTGCGCTCATTGGTATCGATCTGGGTAAAAACTCTTTCCATATTCATTGCCAGGATCGTCGCGGGAAGGCTGTTTACCGTAAAAAATTTACCCGGCCAAAGTTGATCGAATTTTTGGCGACATGCCCCGCTACAACCATCGCAATGGAAGCCTGTGGCGGTTCTCACTTTATGGCACGCAAGTTGGAAGAGTTGGGGCATTCCCCAAAGCTGATATCACCACAATTTGTCCGCCCGTTCGTTAAAAGCAATAAAAACGACTTTGTCGACGCCGAAGCTATTTGTGAAGCTGCATCGCGTCCGTCTATGCGTTTTGTGCAGCCCAGAACGGAATCTCAGCAGGCAATGCGGGCTCTGCATCGTGTCCGTGAATCCCTGGTTCAGGATAAGGTAAAAACAACCAATCAAATGCATGCTTTTCTGCTGGAATTTGGCATTAGCGTTCCCCGAGGAGCTGCCGTTATTAGCCGACTGAGTACCATTCTTGAGGATAATAGTTTGCCTCTTTACCTCAGCCAGTTATTGCTGAAATTACAACAGCATTATCACTATCTTGTTGAGCAGATTAAAGATTTGGAATCCCAGTTGAAACGAAAGTTGGACGAAGATGAGGTTGGACAGCGCTTGCTGAGCATTCCCTGCGTCGGAACACTGACAGCGAGTACTATTTCAACTGAGATTGGCGACGGGAAGCAGTACGCCAGCAGCCGTGACTTTGCGGCGGCAACAGGGCTTGTACCTCGGCAGTACAGCACGGGAGGTAGGACGACATTGCTGGGAATTAGTAAGCGAGGTAATAAAAAGATCCGAACTTTGTTGGTTCAATGTGCCAGGGTATTCATACAAAAACTGGAACACCAGTCTGGCAAATTGGCCGATTGGGTCAGGGATTTACTGTGCCGGAAAAGCAACTTTGTCGTCACTTGTGCTCTGGCAAACAAGCTGGCCAGAATAGCCTGGGCCCTAACGGCACGACAGCAAACTTATGTAGCATAA
- a CDS encoding TrlF family AAA-like ATPase, with the protein MYGIEEETAPGIWSTSEGDIAQRFPVRIYSQKQIFELAKHPQALLQVVDDAPAVNHRDWQLKWEELLSKYLSIRAQEREVQAGLQEESVTKGQLEDVKRKLDVFEKAGHADVLKTYQLRQNQSKAMDSWGKTWEGSAEQVRDISGSLLPPELDLQHFDVGNADDKELIDNVEGIRATFEKLQIEMNSIAQRIDDAKSAWNQARPDLRISKKITTANQEYTDLLGQLSAADAGDPSAYSVLVKQRQDFEDKLKGFNKKRETLAQHQKSAEECLVKLHEHRAMITKLREDFLKETLVGNSYVQINVIPFGNKLTVEEEFRNLIGRGSGGFDRDIGVVDGDEGLLANLTQEQSRTMDEKIETLKSLLLAIHANDTIAVASSKDRRFVSHIQGLTPEQIDRIQCWFPGDSLDIRYSLKNGESFKPVEQGSPGQKTAALLAFILSYGNEPLVLDQPEDDLDNHLIYDLIVTQLREIKQKRQVLVVTHNANIVVNGDAENVIALDIRSGQTRIVTQGGLQEPSIRDEICRVMEGGREAFTQRYKRINAVIT; encoded by the coding sequence ATCTACGGCATAGAGGAAGAGACCGCGCCCGGAATCTGGAGCACTTCGGAGGGAGACATAGCACAACGATTTCCTGTCAGGATTTACAGCCAGAAACAGATATTCGAACTGGCGAAGCATCCCCAGGCACTCTTGCAGGTTGTCGATGATGCCCCAGCGGTCAATCATCGTGATTGGCAGCTTAAGTGGGAGGAATTGCTTTCCAAATATCTCTCGATTCGCGCCCAGGAGCGTGAAGTTCAGGCCGGACTTCAGGAGGAATCCGTAACCAAAGGTCAGCTTGAGGACGTCAAACGCAAGCTCGATGTTTTTGAAAAGGCGGGCCACGCGGATGTCCTGAAGACTTACCAGCTCAGACAGAACCAGAGTAAGGCTATGGACTCTTGGGGAAAGACCTGGGAAGGTTCCGCCGAACAGGTCCGGGATATTTCAGGAAGTCTGTTGCCACCAGAATTGGATTTACAACATTTCGACGTTGGGAATGCGGATGACAAAGAACTCATCGATAACGTCGAGGGCATCCGTGCGACTTTTGAGAAGCTCCAGATAGAGATGAATTCAATCGCGCAGCGGATTGATGATGCGAAGAGCGCATGGAATCAAGCGCGGCCAGACTTGAGAATATCGAAAAAAATCACAACGGCGAACCAGGAATACACCGACCTCCTCGGTCAACTCAGTGCAGCAGATGCGGGCGATCCATCTGCATATAGTGTTCTGGTTAAGCAGCGGCAAGATTTCGAAGATAAGCTCAAAGGATTCAACAAAAAGAGAGAAACTCTTGCGCAACATCAGAAGAGCGCAGAAGAGTGCTTGGTCAAGCTCCATGAGCATCGGGCCATGATAACCAAGCTTCGCGAGGACTTTCTCAAGGAGACCCTCGTCGGCAATTCATATGTACAGATCAATGTCATTCCGTTTGGAAACAAGCTCACGGTTGAGGAAGAATTCCGTAACCTGATCGGCCGCGGCAGTGGCGGCTTTGATCGCGATATTGGGGTAGTTGACGGGGATGAGGGCTTGCTGGCTAATCTAACGCAAGAGCAATCCAGAACTATGGATGAAAAAATTGAGACATTGAAATCATTGCTACTTGCAATCCATGCAAACGATACTATAGCGGTGGCTTCCTCCAAAGATCGACGCTTTGTATCCCACATTCAGGGGCTAACTCCGGAACAGATAGATCGAATTCAATGCTGGTTTCCAGGTGATTCTCTGGATATCAGATATAGCCTTAAGAATGGCGAGAGCTTCAAACCCGTAGAGCAAGGATCTCCGGGTCAAAAAACGGCTGCTCTCCTTGCATTTATCCTTTCATATGGCAATGAGCCTCTCGTACTTGATCAGCCTGAGGACGATCTTGACAACCACTTGATCTATGACCTGATCGTGACGCAATTGCGGGAGATCAAACAGAAACGGCAGGTTTTAGTGGTCACGCACAACGCCAACATCGTTGTGAATGGTGACGCGGAAAACGTCATTGCCCTTGATATTAGGTCTGGCCAAACCAGAATTGTGACGCAAGGGGGTCTTCAAGAGCCTTCCATACGCGATGAGATATGCCGAGTGATGGAAGGTGGCAGAGAGGCCTTTACCCAAAGATATAAAAGAATCAATGCAGTAATCACATAA
- a CDS encoding GNAT family N-acetyltransferase: protein MEVILIAKSPKNCDANELKTFEKLVIEGSEVDPVGLSGRILDAEHLFFIYTKERCVGIGAIKRPGAGYKLGSFEKAGVSEQEKYDFELGWVYVNEKMRGLQLGSKLMESICHYISENLSDKGCFATVRQINTRMQHLFVKYNFSKIGHSYKSGRGDYFLDLYVKA, encoded by the coding sequence ATGGAAGTAATATTAATAGCCAAGAGCCCTAAAAATTGCGACGCAAATGAGTTAAAAACATTTGAAAAACTAGTAATCGAGGGGTCGGAAGTCGATCCTGTGGGGCTAAGTGGAAGGATATTGGATGCTGAGCATCTGTTCTTTATCTATACCAAGGAACGATGCGTTGGTATTGGTGCAATTAAGCGTCCAGGAGCAGGGTATAAATTAGGTTCTTTTGAAAAGGCTGGAGTTTCCGAGCAAGAAAAATACGATTTTGAGTTAGGATGGGTCTACGTCAATGAAAAAATGAGAGGACTACAACTAGGAAGTAAATTAATGGAATCAATATGTCATTACATATCTGAGAATTTATCAGACAAGGGATGCTTTGCCACTGTTCGTCAAATTAATACTCGTATGCAGCATTTGTTCGTAAAGTATAATTTTTCAAAAATCGGTCATTCATACAAAAGTGGAAGGGGCGATTATTTCCTAGATCTATATGTAAAAGCATAA
- a CDS encoding site-specific integrase, with protein MARIIHSARVTHGARAKISFDSIDYCDGIEIGSLPTLYNEHGQFVEIVNLWFLDLKTVKRLEDISSSARALLRYWSFLEREELEWNHFPPVKRLKPTYRFRTNDLLNAVKEGTLAFTTANTYIGHVVQFYLWTIENHHLVISDEKEAPFTIEFVERRNNDVLAHLRPKVSVQTSDLRIRVPKVANAEVQSLTPLSQEHLSLLSSNLCHQSTEFMLMVLLACKSGLRLREVCSLTIEALSQARPANELKLRYMITIGPQNGVETKFRKKRTIEVPSPLLNALQRYALSERRQKRLSKLHAKIAKQEISRVKISDNIKKSLKKASRFEPLFISQQGNCSQPEVLNSRWVAFRNELAKKEPGFRYRFHDLRSTYATYRLQDLLESSLTEGEALDCIMGWMGHNNERTTFKYIRYLKKNEMFKYVFSLLDSVMDNAIRGN; from the coding sequence ATGGCCCGAATTATACATTCTGCCAGAGTCACACATGGTGCTAGGGCAAAAATCAGTTTCGACTCAATAGATTATTGCGATGGCATTGAAATAGGCAGCCTGCCTACGCTTTACAATGAACATGGTCAGTTTGTTGAAATTGTAAATTTGTGGTTTTTGGATCTTAAGACAGTCAAAAGGTTAGAAGATATAAGCTCTTCTGCCAGGGCACTGCTTCGTTACTGGTCGTTTCTAGAACGTGAAGAGCTTGAATGGAATCATTTCCCTCCAGTTAAGCGTTTGAAGCCCACATACCGCTTCCGCACCAATGACTTATTAAATGCTGTTAAAGAAGGGACTCTCGCTTTCACAACAGCAAATACTTATATAGGGCATGTGGTTCAATTTTATCTATGGACAATTGAAAATCATCACCTTGTTATTTCAGATGAAAAAGAAGCTCCTTTTACCATTGAGTTTGTTGAACGTAGGAACAATGATGTACTAGCTCATCTTCGACCGAAAGTTAGCGTGCAAACAAGCGATTTACGTATCCGTGTCCCCAAAGTCGCCAATGCCGAAGTTCAGTCATTAACGCCATTATCTCAAGAACATCTTTCCTTACTTTCATCGAACCTGTGTCATCAATCTACCGAATTTATGCTTATGGTTTTGCTTGCTTGTAAAAGTGGATTGAGACTTCGTGAAGTGTGCAGCCTCACAATTGAAGCACTGTCTCAAGCTAGGCCCGCCAACGAACTAAAGTTGCGTTATATGATCACCATTGGCCCTCAAAATGGGGTTGAGACAAAATTCAGAAAAAAAAGGACGATAGAAGTACCCTCTCCCCTATTAAACGCATTACAACGCTACGCCTTGTCAGAAAGAAGGCAAAAAAGACTTTCAAAATTACATGCAAAAATAGCCAAGCAAGAAATATCTAGGGTCAAAATTTCGGACAATATTAAGAAATCCCTTAAGAAAGCCTCTCGATTTGAACCTCTTTTTATCAGTCAGCAAGGAAATTGCAGCCAACCAGAAGTTCTAAACTCACGATGGGTAGCATTCAGGAATGAACTCGCTAAAAAAGAGCCTGGCTTTCGCTATCGGTTTCATGACCTCCGAAGTACTTATGCCACATACAGACTACAAGACCTGCTGGAAAGTAGTCTTACCGAGGGAGAGGCTCTTGACTGCATTATGGGATGGATGGGGCATAATAACGAAAGAACTACATTTAAATATATCCGCTACTTGAAAAAAAATGAAATGTTCAAATATGTCTTCTCACTGCTGGATTCAGTGATGGATAATGCCATAAGGGGCAATTAA
- a CDS encoding OsmC family protein, translating into MSTTVKPSAAANAIRNTREAVRLQPGLGNLTFQMKARSNGGLTVRTETGATIQNGIVDDSRVGKFSNIGDEPAGLLGTDTGMSPTEYIMQALAGCYTATLTMMAAEKGIDLEGIELDLNFDIDLNGFLGLNSSVRKGAKAIRVDVHLTSKTASREELEALVSEMKNTSPIHDTLANPVEMITRLV; encoded by the coding sequence ATGTCTACTACCGTTAAACCTTCTGCAGCCGCAAATGCTATCCGCAATACCCGTGAAGCCGTTCGCCTTCAGCCTGGCCTGGGTAATCTGACTTTCCAGATGAAAGCCCGTTCCAACGGCGGGTTAACCGTTCGCACGGAAACCGGCGCCACTATTCAGAACGGTATTGTTGATGACAGCCGTGTGGGTAAATTCTCCAATATCGGGGATGAACCTGCAGGTTTACTGGGTACCGATACCGGTATGAGCCCGACCGAATACATTATGCAGGCGCTGGCGGGTTGTTATACCGCAACCCTGACTATGATGGCTGCTGAAAAAGGTATTGACCTCGAAGGCATTGAGTTGGATCTGAATTTTGATATTGACCTCAATGGCTTCCTGGGTCTCAACAGCAGTGTGCGTAAAGGTGCTAAAGCCATTCGCGTTGATGTTCACCTGACGAGCAAGACCGCAAGTCGCGAGGAATTAGAAGCGCTGGTCAGCGAAATGAAAAATACTTCCCCTATCCATGACACGCTGGCTAACCCTGTAGAAATGATTACACGCTTAGTGTGA
- a CDS encoding TetR/AcrR family transcriptional regulator codes for MTTMTRERLLSEAEYLMREKGYSAFSYADLSKIVGITKASIHHHFPTKDILGEEVVIQALADTQRMFEQIEASEKTAAQRIAAYVDLFAQSHRASLLPLCCALSAETANLPSNITDQTSRYFDMQIEWLMSVVSRGIAAGEIAPQGEASDLALMIINLCEGASVVARATARPEVFSSSLKYIKLLLNTR; via the coding sequence ATGACAACCATGACGCGGGAAAGGCTGCTCAGTGAGGCCGAATATCTGATGCGCGAAAAAGGCTATTCGGCATTCAGTTATGCTGATTTGTCTAAAATTGTCGGCATTACCAAGGCCAGCATTCATCACCATTTTCCGACCAAAGATATTCTGGGCGAAGAAGTGGTGATTCAGGCATTGGCGGATACTCAACGCATGTTTGAACAGATTGAGGCCTCAGAAAAAACAGCCGCGCAAAGAATAGCTGCTTATGTTGACCTTTTTGCCCAGAGTCATCGCGCATCATTGTTACCGCTGTGCTGTGCATTGTCAGCTGAGACAGCCAATCTGCCCAGCAATATCACTGACCAGACGTCGCGCTATTTCGATATGCAGATTGAGTGGCTGATGAGCGTTGTTTCACGTGGAATTGCTGCCGGTGAGATTGCGCCGCAAGGTGAAGCCTCTGACCTGGCTTTGATGATCATTAACCTTTGCGAAGGTGCAAGCGTCGTGGCCCGTGCTACGGCGAGGCCAGAAGTTTTTAGTAGCAGCCTCAAATACATAAAGCTGCTCCTTAATACCCGTTAA
- a CDS encoding carboxymuconolactone decarboxylase family protein, producing MLDWNNYRTDLMQRLGELGKLTPDTMKGVVALGNAGNKTDLLGAKVRELIALACAVTTRCDGCIAFHADAAVKAGATDAEIAEALGVAINLNAGAAVIYSARTLDAVSQARG from the coding sequence ATGTTAGACTGGAACAATTACCGCACAGATTTAATGCAACGCCTGGGTGAACTCGGCAAGCTAACCCCGGATACCATGAAAGGCGTGGTTGCTCTGGGAAATGCAGGCAACAAAACAGATCTTCTGGGTGCTAAAGTTCGCGAACTTATTGCACTGGCGTGCGCAGTTACCACGCGCTGTGACGGTTGTATTGCCTTCCACGCTGACGCTGCCGTTAAAGCCGGCGCAACGGATGCGGAAATCGCCGAAGCACTGGGCGTTGCGATCAACCTTAATGCGGGCGCGGCTGTCATTTATTCAGCACGTACCCTGGATGCAGTAAGCCAGGCTCGCGGTTAA
- a CDS encoding thioredoxin family protein, whose amino-acid sequence MRNLTSYNEDNFRQIEQYEGISVVRFSAPWCPPCQASEEMFSLFVERLDDDIQTGKVNVDQAPVLTTKYEIWGLPSVLIFHEGQLVKRIPGVKSPAVYAQAIADIKKGQ is encoded by the coding sequence ATGCGTAACTTAACATCTTATAACGAAGATAATTTCCGGCAGATAGAACAGTACGAGGGGATATCAGTCGTGCGTTTTTCTGCTCCGTGGTGTCCGCCCTGCCAGGCAAGCGAAGAGATGTTCAGTCTGTTTGTAGAACGGCTCGATGATGATATCCAGACAGGAAAGGTCAATGTCGATCAGGCGCCGGTGTTGACGACCAAATATGAAATATGGGGACTACCGTCGGTACTGATATTTCATGAAGGACAACTGGTAAAACGCATACCGGGTGTGAAATCGCCTGCGGTATATGCGCAGGCAATTGCGGACATTAAAAAAGGGCAATAA
- a CDS encoding alkene reductase has product MSKLFTPYNLSGMTLKNRVIMAPMTRTRTMNDVPDEVVALYYAQRASAGLLITEGMPVSEEGRGYLYTPGIYNDAHVQGWRKVTKAVHAKGGRIFAQLWHVGRMSHTTLQPGHIAPVSAGTVQAVNTTVFALTESGEPGPVVPSQPRALETHEVKRITADFVHSARLAMEAGFDGVEIMAANGFIFDQFLSSELNTRTDEYGGSVENRQRFLLETIDAVADAVGNSHVAVRLSPFGRIYDLAPYEGEEETWEAITDALGQRELAYVHLYYQPVYTKAPLPEEFRRRFRNSFKGTIIAAGGFTRDIAEQALEADELDLVAFGVPYIANPDLVERMQNGWPLAESDRTTYYGVSGSPEKGYTDYPVWQAE; this is encoded by the coding sequence ATGAGTAAGCTGTTCACCCCCTACAACCTGTCTGGCATGACATTAAAAAATCGTGTGATCATGGCGCCGATGACGCGCACCCGCACCATGAATGACGTACCGGACGAGGTCGTGGCTTTGTATTATGCACAGCGTGCTTCCGCTGGTCTGCTCATCACCGAAGGTATGCCTGTTTCAGAAGAAGGCCGTGGCTATCTCTATACTCCGGGCATTTACAATGACGCACACGTTCAGGGCTGGCGTAAGGTGACGAAAGCGGTTCATGCCAAAGGTGGCCGTATTTTCGCCCAACTCTGGCACGTCGGCCGTATGTCTCACACCACTCTTCAGCCGGGCCACATTGCACCGGTTTCAGCGGGCACCGTTCAGGCGGTCAATACCACTGTTTTTGCGCTGACCGAATCCGGCGAGCCGGGCCCGGTTGTGCCAAGCCAGCCACGCGCACTGGAAACCCATGAAGTGAAACGCATCACCGCCGACTTTGTACATTCCGCGCGTCTGGCAATGGAAGCCGGTTTTGACGGCGTGGAAATCATGGCGGCGAACGGGTTCATCTTTGACCAGTTCCTCAGCAGCGAATTAAACACCCGCACCGATGAATACGGCGGCTCCGTGGAAAACCGTCAGCGCTTCCTGCTGGAAACTATTGATGCCGTGGCTGACGCGGTGGGTAACAGCCACGTTGCCGTGCGCCTTTCTCCCTTCGGCCGTATTTATGACCTCGCGCCGTATGAGGGGGAAGAGGAAACCTGGGAAGCCATCACTGACGCTCTCGGTCAGCGCGAACTTGCCTATGTGCACCTTTACTATCAGCCGGTGTACACCAAAGCCCCGCTGCCGGAAGAATTCCGCCGCCGTTTCCGCAACTCTTTTAAAGGCACCATTATCGCTGCAGGTGGTTTCACTCGCGATATCGCCGAACAGGCACTTGAAGCCGATGAGCTGGATTTAGTGGCGTTTGGCGTCCCTTACATCGCCAACCCTGATCTGGTCGAAAGAATGCAAAACGGCTGGCCGCTGGCAGAAAGTGACCGTACCACGTACTACGGCGTCAGTGGTTCTCCGGAAAAAGGCTATACCGATTATCCGGTCTGGCAGGCTGAATAA
- a CDS encoding DsbA family oxidoreductase, whose translation MKTLKPTLTIDIWSDLVCPWCWIAKKRFEQGLNSFEFHDQVVIRHHSYRLAGGSSTMPFREAIVKKLGSQHSAELMMNQVETAGKSEGLTYNFDTMMFGDTEDAHTLLTAARKAGIADAVEERFYRGSITEGRSLFDRNELVALAVEAGMAKIDAEAALENDDFRASVAGDEAHARSIGVSGVPVFVMNEKYAISGAQSADNFLNALRQVWDEQQTEFSATAGQTCGTEGCSI comes from the coding sequence ATGAAAACGCTTAAACCTACTCTCACCATTGATATCTGGTCAGATTTAGTCTGCCCGTGGTGCTGGATTGCTAAAAAACGATTTGAACAGGGGCTGAACAGTTTTGAGTTTCACGATCAGGTGGTGATCCGTCATCACAGCTACCGTCTGGCTGGCGGTAGCTCAACAATGCCTTTCAGAGAGGCCATCGTGAAAAAGCTGGGTAGCCAGCATTCGGCAGAACTGATGATGAATCAGGTGGAGACCGCCGGTAAATCTGAAGGCCTCACCTACAACTTCGACACCATGATGTTTGGTGATACCGAAGATGCTCACACCCTTCTGACTGCCGCGCGTAAAGCTGGAATAGCGGATGCCGTCGAAGAACGCTTTTACCGCGGCAGTATCACTGAGGGTCGCTCTCTCTTCGACCGTAATGAACTGGTTGCACTGGCCGTTGAAGCGGGCATGGCAAAAATCGACGCTGAAGCCGCTCTTGAAAACGACGATTTCCGTGCTTCCGTTGCCGGAGATGAAGCTCATGCACGCTCCATCGGCGTCAGCGGTGTCCCGGTCTTTGTGATGAACGAAAAATACGCTATCAGCGGTGCTCAGAGCGCAGATAACTTTTTGAACGCCCTGCGTCAGGTATGGGATGAGCAGCAAACTGAGTTTTCAGCCACTGCGGGTCAGACCTGCGGAACCGAAGGCTGCAGCATTTAG